From a single Carassius carassius chromosome 8, fCarCar2.1, whole genome shotgun sequence genomic region:
- the wipf2b gene encoding WAS/WASL-interacting protein family member 2b: MPIPPHPPPPPTLSQANTTPPKLSRDETKGRGALLSDICKGTKLKKVGVVNDRSAPLIEKPKGSGGGVSISGGSSAVVQPVGGLFQGGVPKLRSVGDGSAGRSALHPPGTRSAAPRPAGSQDDPDSPSQQASPESGRSQRPSLPDLSRSPGGGSSPSTGMKHSSSAPPPPPPMSRRGNAPPAPSQKATAPLYNREKPLPPTPGQRGPSAAPVRENAPPPPVKPPPSPANSRSSSSSSSSLAPLPPPYRQQSGVSNGPSSPVNEDAPQLPQRHNSLSKKPSASGHTPTRGHAPPPPPSPTPQAARPPPPAREPPGRGAAPPVPGQPSRNGRDAPPPPPPPHRTHGTSSDVPSRGKPPPPPSRTPAGPPPPPPPIRNGHTSISRSFVDDFESKYSFHPLDDFPPPEEYRHFTKIYPSKANRVMRGAPPLPPVGR; encoded by the exons ATGCCCATTCCTCCCCATCCCCCTCCTCCCCCCACCCTTAGCCAG GCAAACACAACCCCTCCCAAGCTGAGCCGAGATGAAACGAAGGGCAGAGGGGCATTGCTCTCTGATATCTGCAAAGGGACCAAGCTGAAGAAAGTTGGCGTTGTCAATGATAGGAGTGCACCTTTGATTGAGA agCCGAAAGGAAGTGGTGGAGGCGTGTCCATCAGTGGAGGGTCTTCTGCCGTGGTCCAGCCAGTGGGAGGGCTATTTCAGGGTGGTGTCCCAAAATTACGATCTGTAGGAG ATGGTTCAGCAGGCCGGTCTGCATTGCACCCTCCTGGCACTCGTTCTGCTGCACCTCGCCCAGCTGGCAGCCAGGATGACCCCGACAGTCCCTCTCAGCAGGCCTCACCAGAGTCTGGCCGTTCCCAGAGACCGTCCCTGCCTGATCTCTCCCGTTCCCCTGGTGGAGGCAGCAGCCCGTCTACAGGCATGAAGCACAGCTCTTCTGCCCCACCTCCACCACCCCCCATGTCTCGGCGTGGAAATGCTCCTCCTGCTCCATCGCAGAAAGCCACAGCGCCCTTGTACAATCGCGAAAAGCCACTTCCGCCAACTCCAGGGCAGCGAGGACCTTCTGCAGCGCCGGTGCGTGAAAACGCACCACCTCCACCTGTGAAACCACCTCCGTCACCTGCGAACAGCCGCTCgtcttcatcctcctcttcctcccttGCCCCGCTGCCGCCCCCATACCGTCAGCAGTCAGGGGTTTCCAATGGCCCCTCCAGTCCTGTGAATGAAGATGCCCCCCAACTGCCCCAGAGACACAACTCACTCAGCAAGAAGCCTTCAGCAAGTGGACACACACCGACACGTGGACATGCGCCGCctccaccaccatcacccacCCCGCAGGCTGCCAGACCCCCTCCTCCAGCACGAGAGCCCCCGGGACGAGGAGCAG CTCCTCCAGTTCCTGGACAGCCGTCACGAAATGGTCGGGATGCTCCTCCGCCGCCTCCACCTCCTCACCGGACTCATGGCACTAGCTCTGATGTCCCAAGCCGAGGCAAGCCCCCTCCTCCCCCCTCCCGCACACCAGCCGGACCCCCGCCCCCTCCCCCGCCCATCCGCAATGGACACACTTCCATTTCCCGTTCCTTTGTAG ATGATTTTGAGTCCAAGTATTCTTTTCATCCTCTGGATGACTTCCCTCCTCCAGAAGAGTATAGACACTTCACTAAGATATACCCAAGCAAAGCTAACAGAG TAATGAGAGGAGCCCCTCCTTTGCCGCCTGTTGGGAGGTAA